One Onychomys torridus chromosome 17, mOncTor1.1, whole genome shotgun sequence genomic window carries:
- the LOC118597744 gene encoding disintegrin and metalloproteinase domain-containing protein 26A-like: MFLQLYLWILLLLSARSPTAHARYSSPPEVVIPLRVTDPSRHDIFPDWLSYSLHFGGERHIITMKPSKNFISRNFLLFTYNEEGDLLEEQPFVQKDCYYHGYVDGEPESMLIINTCFGSLQGIIEINGTAYEIMPKNQTSTFEHLVYKIDSEDSESSSMRCGLTEEEIARQMKIQESKASTLMQSQYENWWTHHRYLEYYVAVDNKRYVYKNNNVTACILEMLQVVNGINGYYLQIDIEVVLTTLEVWTQTNHIDVTESIDKVLSNFCTWKMKNVDNHIRNDIAHLFARQGYGNHLGLAYVGTVCISINCAVNSFMTDSTQDMAFIIAHEMGHNLGMPHDENYCTCGLSSCIMAAYQSNSRRFSNCSYENMFSVITRRSCLYNIPDKEVTTNLTFCGNSLVEEGEQCDCGTSKSCQSDACCGEDCVFKPGAECALGLCCQRCKFMPAGTVCRYQGNECDLPEWCNGSSAECPEDVYLEDGNRCSGGGYCYKRACHKHEKHCQMIFGNGAKSADKTCYIKMNRRGDRFGNCGNNSHNYIPCNSADVLCGRIQCENVAELLHRENHETVHWTHFNNVTCWTLDYHFGINIGDMGAVRDGTPCGPDHMCIGRKCVHKSVLVSNCSTFECNMKGVCNNKHHCHCDFRSKPPDCLLSGFGGSIDSGPPPQLIKSNWGKYVLAFLIILMVLGISLVALNRRMEYT, encoded by the coding sequence ATGTTCCTTCAGCTCTACCTGTGGATATTGCTCTTACTCTCTGCAAGGTCACCAACTGCACATGCTAGGTACAGTAGCCCTCCAGAAGTAGTGATACCTTTGAGGGTCACTGACCCTAGTAGACATGATATTTTCCCAGACTGGCTCTCCTATAGCCTGCACTTTGGAGGAGAAAGACATATTATCACCATGAAACCCTCAAAAAACTTCATATCCAGAAACTTTCTACTGTTCACATACAATGAGGAAGGTGATCTCCTTGAAGAACAGCCTTTTGTGCAGAAAGATTGCTACTACCATGGCTATGTAGATGGAGAACCTGAATCCATGCTCATTATTAACACCTGTTTTGGAAGTTTGCAAGGCATAATAGAAATAAATGGCACAGCTTATGAAATCATGCCCAAGAACCAAACGTCCACATTTGAACATCTGGTATACAAAATAGACAGTGAGGACTCAGAATCATCTTCCATGAGATGTGGGTTAACAGAAGAAGAGATAGCAAGACAAATGAAGATTCAAGAAAGCAAAGCCTCCACACTTATGCAAAGCCAATATGAGAATTGGTGGACCCACCACAGGTATCTTGAATATTATGTGGCAGTTGATAATAAACGATATGTTTACAAAAACAATAATGTCACAGCTTGTATACTAGAAATGTTGCAAGTTGTCAATGGCATAAATGGTTATTATCTTCAAATAGATATTGAGGTGGTTTTAACTACACTGGAAGTTTGGACTCAAACAAACCATATCGATGTAACAGAATCCATAGATAAAGTCCTATCTAATTTCTGCACTTGGAAGATGAAAAACGTTGACAATCACATTAGAAATGATATTGCACATCTTTTTGCCAGGCAAGGATATGGTAACCATTTAGGGCTAGCTTATGTAGGTACAGTTTGCATAAGTATTAATTGTGCAGTTAACAGTTTTATGACAGATTCAACTCAAGACATGGCATTCATTATAGCACATGAGATGGGTCATAATTTGGGTATGCCTCATGATGAGAATTACTGTACTTGTGGGTTATCAAGCTGCATAATGGCTGCATATCAATCTAATTCCCGTAGATTCAGCAACTGCAGTTATGAGAATATGTTTTCAGTGATTACCAGAAGAAGTTGTCTATACAATATTCCAGATAAAGAAGTAACAACAAACCTCACCTTTTGTGGGAATAGTTTAGTTGAAGAAGGAGAGCAGTGTGACTGTGGAACCTCTAAATCATGTCAGAGTGATGCATGCTGTGGTGAAGACTGTGTTTTCAAACCTGGTGCTGAATGTGCTCTTGGACTTTGTTGCCAAAGGTGCAAGTTCATGCCAGCAGGCACAGTGTGTAGATATCAGGGCAATGAATGTGACCTCCCAGAGTGGTGTAATGGAAGTTCAGCTGAGTGTCCAGAAGATGTATACCTGGAGGATGGAAATCGTTGCAGTGGTGGTGGTTATTGCTACAAAAGAGCATGTCATAAACATGAGAAACACTGTCAAATGATTTTTGGCAATGGAGCCAAGAGTGCAGATAAGACTTGCTACATCAAAATGAACAGACGAGGTGACCGTTTTGGAAACTGTGGTAACAACAGCCATAACTACATACCATGCAATAGCGCTGATGTACTCTGTGGACGGATTCAGTGCGAAAATGTGGCAGAACTTCTCCATAGGGAAAACCACGAAACGGTGCATTGGACTCACTTCAATAATGTCACCTGCTGGACTTTGGACTATCATTTTGGGATAAACATAGGTGACATGGGAGCAGTGAGAGATGGCACGCCTTGTGGTCCAGACCATATGTGCATTGGCAGGAAGTGTGTCCATAAGTCTGTTTTGGTAAGTAACTGTTCGACATTTGAATGCAATATGAAAGGAGTCTGCAACAATAAACATCACTGCCATTGTGATTTCAGATCAAAGCCACCAGACTGTCTACTCAGCGGCTTTGGAGGTAGTATAGACAGTGGACCACCTCCACAATTAATAAAATCCAATTGGGGTAAATATGTGCTagcttttttaattattttgatggTTTTGGGAATTTCCTTAGTTGCCCTAAATAGGAGGATGGAATATACATGA